In a single window of the Nocardiopsis composta genome:
- a CDS encoding F0F1 ATP synthase subunit gamma gives MGAQLRVYRRRIRSTKSMAKITRAMELIATTRITKAQRAVEAAGPYAREITRAVSAVAGRVTDHPLLTEAENPTRAAVLVVTSDKGLAGAYTMNAVKEAESLTALLQEQGKEVVTYMVGRKGIAYYRFRNRPLAAEWDGFTERPSYMHAKEIGAALMERFIQDTSEGGVDEIHIVSTEFVSMLTQSAAAHRALPLEVEEVEAEELAKQQGGTLPLYEFEPSAEEALDQLLPQYVTNRIYFALLESAASQWASRRNAMKAATDNAEELVKTLTRQANQARQAEITNEISEIVGGADALAGAAGSE, from the coding sequence ATGGGAGCACAGCTTCGCGTCTATCGGCGGAGGATCCGCTCGACCAAGTCGATGGCGAAGATCACCCGCGCGATGGAGCTCATCGCCACCACCCGCATCACCAAGGCGCAGCGGGCGGTCGAGGCGGCCGGGCCGTACGCGCGGGAGATCACCCGCGCGGTGTCCGCGGTCGCGGGCCGGGTCACCGACCACCCGCTGCTCACCGAGGCCGAGAACCCGACCCGGGCCGCCGTCCTGGTGGTCACCAGTGACAAGGGCCTGGCCGGCGCCTACACCATGAACGCGGTCAAGGAGGCGGAGTCCCTCACCGCCCTGCTCCAGGAGCAGGGCAAGGAGGTCGTCACCTACATGGTCGGCCGGAAGGGCATCGCCTACTACCGGTTCCGGAACCGGCCGCTGGCGGCGGAGTGGGACGGCTTCACCGAGCGCCCCTCCTACATGCACGCCAAGGAGATCGGCGCCGCGCTGATGGAGCGGTTCATCCAGGACACCTCCGAGGGCGGCGTGGACGAGATCCACATCGTGTCGACCGAGTTCGTGTCCATGCTGACGCAGTCGGCGGCCGCGCACCGCGCCCTCCCGCTGGAGGTCGAGGAGGTCGAGGCCGAGGAGCTCGCGAAGCAGCAGGGGGGCACCCTCCCGCTGTACGAGTTCGAGCCGTCCGCGGAAGAGGCGCTGGACCAGCTGCTGCCGCAGTACGTGACGAACCGGATCTATTTCGCCCTCCTCGAGTCGGCGGCCTCGCAGTGGGCCTCGCGCCGCAACGCCATGAAGGCGGCCACCGACAACGCCGAGGAGCTTGTCAAGACCTTGACCCGCCAGGCCAACCAGGCGCGCCAGGCGGAGATCACGAACGAGATCAGCGAGATCGTCGGCGGTGCCGACGCTCTGGCTGGTGCAGCGGGGAGTGAGTGA
- the atpA gene encoding F0F1 ATP synthase subunit alpha produces MAELTIRPEEIRNALQRFVQSYEPDAAAREEVGTVTSAGDGTARIGGLPSAMANELLEFEDGTLGLALNLEIGEIGAIVLGDFTGIEEGQTVRRTGQVLSVPVGDSYLGRVVDPLGRPIDGQGEIATTERRELELQAPTVMQRQPVGEPMQTGIKAIDSMTPIGRGQRQLIIGDRQTGKTAVCIDTIINQKSNWESGDPSKQVRCIYVAVGQKGSTIAGVKGALEEAGAMEYTTIVAAPASDPAGFKYIAPYTGSAIGQHWMYEGKHVLIVFDDLTKQAEAYRAVSLLLRRPPGREAYPGDVFYLHSRLLERCAKLSDEMGAGSMTGLPIIETKANDVSAYIPTNVISITDGQVFLESDLFNQGQRPAINVGISVSRVGGAAQTKAMKNVTGSLRLGLAQYRELEAFAAFGSDLDAVSKAQLERGQRLYELLKQGQYAPFPVEQEVVSIWAGTTGQLDDVPVEDVRRFERDFLDYLGREHSGILENIRESGKFESETEAALKEAVATFKETFQTSSGSILGSEEEAEALEAEKVGQETIKVAKSAGK; encoded by the coding sequence ATGGCGGAGCTGACGATCCGGCCGGAGGAAATCCGGAACGCGCTGCAGCGTTTCGTCCAGTCGTACGAGCCCGACGCCGCCGCGCGTGAAGAGGTCGGAACCGTCACCAGCGCCGGTGACGGGACCGCCCGTATCGGCGGCCTTCCCTCGGCGATGGCGAACGAGCTGCTCGAATTCGAAGACGGCACCCTGGGCCTGGCCCTGAACCTGGAGATCGGCGAGATCGGCGCGATCGTCCTGGGCGACTTCACCGGGATCGAGGAGGGCCAGACGGTGCGCCGCACCGGCCAGGTCCTCTCCGTCCCGGTGGGCGACTCCTACCTCGGCCGCGTGGTGGACCCGCTGGGCCGCCCGATCGACGGCCAGGGCGAGATCGCCACCACCGAGCGCCGCGAGCTGGAGCTCCAGGCCCCCACCGTGATGCAGCGGCAGCCGGTCGGCGAGCCGATGCAGACCGGCATCAAGGCCATCGACTCGATGACCCCCATCGGTCGCGGCCAGCGGCAGCTGATCATCGGTGACCGGCAGACCGGCAAGACCGCGGTCTGCATCGACACCATCATCAACCAGAAGTCCAACTGGGAGTCGGGCGACCCGAGCAAGCAGGTGCGCTGCATCTACGTCGCGGTCGGCCAGAAGGGCTCCACCATCGCCGGCGTCAAGGGCGCCCTCGAAGAGGCCGGCGCGATGGAGTACACCACCATCGTCGCCGCCCCGGCGTCCGACCCGGCGGGCTTCAAGTACATCGCCCCCTACACCGGCTCGGCCATCGGCCAGCACTGGATGTACGAGGGCAAGCACGTCCTGATCGTCTTCGACGACCTGACCAAGCAGGCCGAGGCCTACCGCGCCGTGTCCCTGCTGCTGCGCCGCCCGCCGGGCCGCGAGGCCTACCCGGGCGACGTGTTCTACCTGCACTCCCGGCTGCTGGAGCGCTGCGCCAAGCTCTCCGACGAGATGGGCGCGGGCTCGATGACCGGTCTGCCGATCATCGAGACCAAGGCCAACGACGTGTCGGCCTACATCCCGACCAACGTCATCTCCATCACCGACGGCCAGGTCTTCCTCGAGTCGGACCTGTTCAACCAGGGCCAGCGCCCGGCGATCAACGTCGGTATCTCGGTCTCCCGAGTCGGCGGCGCCGCGCAGACCAAGGCGATGAAGAACGTCACCGGCTCGCTCCGGCTGGGCCTGGCCCAGTACCGGGAGCTGGAGGCCTTCGCCGCCTTCGGTTCCGACCTGGACGCGGTCTCCAAGGCGCAGCTGGAGCGCGGTCAGCGCCTCTACGAGCTGCTCAAGCAGGGCCAGTACGCTCCGTTCCCGGTCGAGCAGGAGGTCGTCTCGATCTGGGCGGGCACCACCGGCCAGCTGGACGACGTGCCGGTCGAGGACGTCCGCCGCTTCGAGCGCGACTTCCTGGACTACCTGGGCCGCGAGCACTCCGGGATCCTGGAGAACATCCGGGAGTCCGGCAAGTTCGAGTCCGAGACCGAGGCCGCCCTGAAGGAGGCCGTCGCCACCTTCAAGGAGACCTTCCAGACCAGCTCCGGCAGCATCCTCGGGTCCGAGGAGGAGGCCGAGGCGCTGGAAGCCGAGAAGGTCGGCCAGGAGACCATCAAGGTCGCCAAGAGCGCCGGGAAGTAG
- the atpB gene encoding F0F1 ATP synthase subunit A — MYSAAGEEGCHLFNDFGCGFEAPGTSLFFPTPWVDFGLPMTSGITKYTLVLVVALLVAAGFWYFTTRNAKVVPSRGQSMAELLVGFIRDQITRNTMGKEGDKFLPLMVTLFLFIFSMNVMGLIPGLQLPVTSNLAFPAVLAIFIFILWNAVGIKRHGAGAHFKARLVPGGVPAWILPVVVPIEALSNFIIRPATHMIRLFATMFAGHLLLAVFAAGGWYMFNLFGAPNIGLGLVSAGFSGIALIGFLLFTAFELFIMAVQAYVFVLLSSIYLGEAMEGAH, encoded by the coding sequence ATGTACAGCGCCGCCGGTGAAGAGGGCTGCCATCTCTTCAACGACTTCGGGTGCGGCTTCGAAGCCCCTGGCACCAGCCTCTTCTTCCCGACTCCGTGGGTGGACTTCGGCCTCCCGATGACCTCGGGGATCACCAAGTACACCCTGGTGCTGGTCGTCGCGCTGCTGGTGGCCGCCGGGTTCTGGTACTTCACCACCCGCAACGCCAAGGTCGTCCCCTCCCGGGGGCAGAGCATGGCCGAGCTGCTGGTGGGCTTCATCCGGGACCAGATCACCCGGAACACCATGGGCAAAGAGGGGGACAAGTTCCTCCCGCTGATGGTCACCCTTTTCCTGTTCATCTTCAGCATGAACGTGATGGGGCTGATCCCCGGCCTGCAGCTGCCGGTCACCTCCAACCTGGCGTTCCCAGCGGTCCTGGCGATCTTCATCTTCATCCTCTGGAACGCGGTGGGCATCAAGCGCCACGGCGCGGGTGCGCATTTCAAGGCTCGACTGGTCCCGGGCGGCGTCCCGGCGTGGATCCTCCCGGTCGTGGTGCCGATCGAGGCGCTGTCGAACTTCATCATCCGCCCGGCCACGCACATGATCCGTCTGTTCGCGACCATGTTCGCCGGCCACCTGCTGCTGGCGGTCTTCGCCGCGGGCGGCTGGTACATGTTCAACCTGTTCGGTGCGCCCAACATCGGCCTGGGGCTGGTCTCCGCGGGCTTCTCCGGGATCGCGCTGATCGGGTTCCTGCTCTTCACGGCCTTCGAACTCTTCATCATGGCCGTCCAGGCCTATGTGTTCGTCCTACTGTCCTCCATTTACCTCGGTGAGGCCATGGAGGGTGCGCACTAG
- a CDS encoding MTH1187 family thiamine-binding protein, which yields MIVAFSVSPLGTGESVAPAVARAVKVVRDSGLPNRTDAMFTSVEGEWDEVMDVVKRAVQAAGEGASRVSLTLKADIREGVTDGLTSKVEAVERELSE from the coding sequence ATGATCGTCGCATTCTCCGTGAGTCCGCTGGGCACCGGCGAGTCGGTGGCACCGGCGGTGGCCCGTGCAGTCAAGGTCGTCCGGGACAGCGGCCTGCCCAACCGCACCGACGCCATGTTCACCAGCGTCGAGGGCGAGTGGGACGAGGTGATGGACGTGGTCAAGCGCGCCGTGCAGGCGGCGGGCGAGGGCGCCTCCCGGGTCTCCCTCACCCTCAAGGCCGACATCCGGGAGGGCGTCACCGACGGCCTCACCAGCAAGGTCGAGGCGGTGGAGCGGGAGCTCTCCGAGTAG
- a CDS encoding M20/M25/M40 family metallo-hydrolase — protein sequence MRRNPDTSPRRTSPVRRRVLAGGTGLAAALALGIGPAAPASADSAGLDELVTVDAVRGHLENFQTIADYNGGNRATNTPGYDVAANYVIDQLEQAGYKPEKQSYDFELWREKTDPVFAQTAPEQRDYVEEEDFLTMTYSPAGEVEAGVVPVDTDGTDSGCTADDFADFPAGQIALMKRGTCAFSEKVQLAADAGASAAIVYNSGASEAPEDQDVFSGTLETEGAIPAVGTSHPVGAELAAAEGAEARLEIDASVEEKTSYNIIADASGGAEDNVVVVGAHLDGVPEGAGINDNASGSGALLETAIQFAELDAKPKNKVRFAWWGTEEEGLIGSTEYVAGLSEKELDDLGLYLNFDMIGSPNFGRFIYDGRGELPGSGTPPAGSAAIQKLFEDYYDKQGLVTEPTEFSGRSDYAAFMEAGIPSGGLFSGGDGVKTEEQAEWYGGTPGEDYDPNYHTAADDIDNISWTSVEQLSAGMAYAVESYSVSTLPVNGRVRTLDATESFSFDKRGEEWVR from the coding sequence GTGCGCAGAAACCCCGACACATCCCCCCGCCGGACCTCCCCCGTCCGGCGACGCGTGCTGGCCGGAGGGACCGGGCTGGCGGCGGCGCTGGCGCTGGGCATCGGCCCCGCGGCGCCCGCCTCGGCGGACTCGGCCGGACTGGACGAGCTGGTCACCGTCGACGCGGTCCGCGGCCACCTGGAGAACTTCCAGACCATCGCGGACTACAACGGCGGCAACCGGGCCACCAACACTCCCGGCTACGACGTCGCCGCCAACTACGTCATCGACCAGCTCGAGCAGGCCGGCTACAAGCCGGAGAAGCAGAGCTACGACTTCGAGCTCTGGCGGGAGAAGACCGACCCGGTGTTCGCCCAGACCGCCCCGGAGCAGCGGGACTACGTCGAGGAGGAGGACTTCCTCACCATGACGTACTCCCCCGCAGGCGAGGTGGAGGCCGGCGTGGTGCCGGTGGACACCGACGGCACCGACAGCGGGTGCACCGCCGACGACTTCGCCGACTTCCCGGCCGGCCAGATCGCGCTGATGAAGCGCGGCACCTGCGCGTTCTCCGAGAAGGTGCAGCTCGCCGCGGACGCCGGCGCGTCCGCCGCGATCGTCTACAACAGCGGCGCCTCCGAGGCCCCCGAGGACCAGGACGTGTTCTCCGGGACCCTGGAGACCGAGGGCGCCATCCCCGCGGTGGGCACCAGCCACCCGGTCGGCGCCGAGCTGGCCGCGGCCGAGGGCGCCGAGGCGCGCCTCGAGATCGACGCCTCGGTCGAGGAGAAGACCTCCTACAACATCATCGCCGACGCCTCCGGCGGCGCGGAGGACAACGTGGTCGTGGTCGGCGCCCACCTGGACGGCGTCCCCGAGGGCGCCGGCATCAACGACAACGCCAGCGGCTCCGGCGCGCTGCTGGAGACCGCGATCCAGTTCGCCGAGCTGGACGCCAAGCCGAAGAACAAGGTCCGCTTCGCCTGGTGGGGCACGGAGGAGGAGGGCCTGATCGGCTCGACCGAGTACGTGGCCGGGCTCAGCGAGAAGGAGCTGGACGACCTCGGGCTCTACCTCAACTTCGACATGATCGGCTCGCCCAACTTCGGCCGGTTCATCTACGACGGCCGCGGCGAGCTGCCCGGCTCCGGCACCCCGCCGGCGGGCTCGGCCGCGATCCAGAAGCTGTTCGAGGACTACTACGACAAGCAGGGCCTGGTCACCGAGCCGACCGAGTTCAGCGGGCGCTCCGACTACGCCGCCTTCATGGAGGCCGGCATCCCGTCCGGCGGCCTGTTCAGCGGCGGCGACGGGGTGAAGACCGAGGAGCAGGCCGAGTGGTACGGCGGCACCCCGGGCGAGGACTACGACCCGAACTACCACACCGCCGCCGACGACATCGACAACATCAGCTGGACCTCGGTGGAGCAGCTCTCCGCCGGCATGGCCTACGCGGTGGAGTCCTACTCGGTGTCCACCCTCCCGGTGAACGGGCGGGTGCGCACCCTGGACGCGACCGAGTCGTTCTCCTTCGACAAGCGCGGCGAGGAGTGGGTGCGCTGA
- the atpD gene encoding F0F1 ATP synthase subunit beta, protein MTTTVEGTAEPGTATGRIAAVKGPVVDVEFPVGSLPEIYNALKTDVVVGGETKTVTLEVAQHLGDNLVRTVSLAPQDGMVRGAEVRDTGEPISVPVGDVVKGHVFNTLGESLDVKTSELNVTERWPIHRQAPPFDQLESKTEMMVTGIKVIDLLTPYVRGGKIGLFGGAGVGKTVLIQEMITRIARNFGGVSVFAGVGERTREGTDLFLEMDEMEVLQDTALVFGQMDEPPGTRLRVALSALTMAEYFRDVQKQDVLLFIDNIFRFTQAGQEVSTLLGRMPSAVGYQPNLADEMGQLQERITSTRGHSITSMQAIYVPADDYTDPAPATTFAHLDATTELSRPISQKGIYPAVDPLASTSRILDPQYVGQEHYDVAQRVKEILQRNNDLQDQIAILGIDELSEEDKIIVQRARRLERFLSQNMFVAEKFTSNPGVFVPLEETIESFKGLCDGEYDHLPEQAFLDVGNIEMAVEKAKTLQG, encoded by the coding sequence GTGACCACGACTGTTGAAGGGACCGCCGAGCCGGGCACGGCCACCGGGCGCATCGCCGCGGTCAAGGGCCCGGTCGTCGACGTGGAGTTCCCCGTCGGCTCCCTGCCGGAGATCTACAACGCCCTCAAGACCGACGTCGTCGTCGGCGGCGAGACCAAGACCGTCACCCTCGAGGTCGCCCAGCACCTCGGTGACAACCTGGTCCGCACCGTCAGCCTCGCCCCGCAGGACGGCATGGTCCGCGGCGCCGAGGTGCGCGACACCGGCGAGCCGATCAGCGTTCCGGTCGGCGACGTCGTCAAGGGCCACGTCTTCAACACCCTGGGCGAGTCCCTGGACGTGAAGACCTCCGAGCTGAACGTCACCGAGCGCTGGCCGATCCACCGCCAGGCTCCGCCGTTCGACCAGCTCGAGTCCAAGACCGAGATGATGGTCACCGGCATCAAGGTCATCGACCTGCTCACCCCGTACGTGCGGGGCGGCAAGATCGGCCTGTTCGGTGGCGCCGGCGTCGGCAAGACCGTGCTGATCCAGGAGATGATCACCCGTATCGCCCGCAACTTCGGCGGCGTGTCCGTCTTCGCGGGCGTGGGCGAGCGCACCCGTGAGGGCACCGACCTCTTCCTCGAGATGGACGAGATGGAGGTCCTCCAGGACACCGCGCTGGTCTTCGGCCAGATGGACGAGCCCCCGGGCACCCGTCTGCGGGTGGCCCTGTCCGCGCTGACCATGGCGGAGTACTTCCGCGATGTGCAGAAGCAGGACGTGCTGCTGTTCATCGACAACATCTTCCGCTTCACCCAGGCGGGCCAGGAGGTCTCCACCCTGCTCGGCCGCATGCCGTCCGCGGTGGGCTACCAGCCCAACCTCGCCGACGAGATGGGCCAGCTGCAGGAGCGGATCACCTCCACCCGCGGCCACTCGATCACCTCGATGCAGGCGATCTACGTGCCGGCGGACGACTACACCGACCCGGCTCCGGCGACCACCTTCGCCCACCTGGACGCGACGACCGAGCTCTCCCGCCCGATCTCGCAGAAGGGCATCTACCCGGCGGTGGACCCGCTGGCCTCCACCTCGCGCATCCTCGACCCGCAGTACGTGGGCCAGGAGCACTACGACGTGGCGCAGCGCGTGAAGGAGATCCTGCAGCGCAACAACGACCTGCAGGACCAGATCGCCATCCTGGGCATCGACGAGCTGTCCGAAGAGGACAAGATCATCGTGCAGCGGGCGCGGCGCCTGGAGCGGTTCCTCTCCCAGAACATGTTCGTCGCGGAGAAGTTCACCAGCAACCCGGGCGTGTTCGTGCCGCTGGAGGAGACCATCGAGTCCTTCAAGGGCCTGTGCGACGGCGAGTACGACCACCTGCCCGAGCAGGCCTTCCTGGACGTCGGCAACATCGAGATGGCCGTCGAGAAGGCGAAGACGCTGCAGGGCTAG
- a CDS encoding DUF2550 domain-containing protein, with protein MSGQTLLRVAEWSFFILLAAALLGIGAVALRRFLLERGGGAVECHLRPRRGARPAPWRIGLGRYGSERLHWYRVFSLWPRPAATLSRRGLVVVGRRAPGPDDLTELTEDLVVVEVGWTAEDGSDPKEPVYELAMSESALTGFLSWLESMPPGTPWQK; from the coding sequence CTGTCCGGGCAGACGCTGCTCAGAGTCGCCGAGTGGTCCTTCTTCATCCTGCTCGCGGCGGCCCTGCTGGGGATCGGCGCGGTGGCGCTCCGCCGCTTCCTGCTGGAGCGCGGCGGCGGCGCCGTCGAGTGCCACCTGCGCCCCCGCAGAGGGGCGCGCCCGGCCCCCTGGCGGATCGGGCTCGGACGCTACGGGAGCGAGCGGTTGCACTGGTACCGCGTCTTCTCCCTCTGGCCGCGGCCGGCAGCCACGCTGTCGCGCCGCGGTCTCGTCGTTGTGGGGCGGCGCGCCCCCGGCCCCGACGACCTCACCGAGCTCACCGAGGACCTGGTCGTGGTCGAGGTGGGCTGGACCGCCGAGGACGGCTCCGACCCCAAGGAGCCCGTCTACGAGCTCGCGATGAGCGAGAGCGCCCTCACCGGGTTCCTGTCCTGGCTGGAGTCGATGCCGCCGGGAACCCCATGGCAGAAGTGA
- a CDS encoding cob(I)yrinic acid a,c-diamide adenosyltransferase, translating to MTKKDTDKPVVLSKIYTRGGDGGQTRLGDMSKAAKTDPRIAAYADAEEANAAIGVALALGEVPDEVRAVLARVQNELFDLGADLSAPLTPEGEEPEFPPLRVEQDYIDRLEADCDAFNADLPVLRSFILPGGTPAVALMHQARVVARRAERTAWAAIEEHGTGAGGINVRTAKYLNRLSDLLFVLCRYLGAGGGEVLWKPGGDR from the coding sequence ATGACGAAAAAGGACACCGACAAGCCGGTCGTGCTCTCGAAGATCTACACCCGGGGCGGGGACGGCGGGCAGACCCGGCTCGGCGACATGAGCAAGGCGGCCAAGACCGACCCGCGGATCGCGGCCTACGCCGACGCCGAGGAGGCCAACGCCGCCATCGGTGTCGCCCTGGCGCTCGGCGAGGTGCCCGATGAGGTCCGCGCGGTACTGGCCCGGGTGCAGAACGAGCTGTTCGACCTCGGGGCGGACCTGTCCGCGCCGCTCACCCCGGAGGGCGAGGAGCCGGAGTTCCCGCCGCTGCGGGTGGAGCAGGACTACATCGACCGGCTGGAGGCCGACTGCGACGCGTTCAACGCCGACCTGCCGGTGCTGCGCAGCTTCATCCTGCCCGGCGGCACCCCCGCGGTCGCGCTGATGCACCAGGCCCGGGTGGTCGCCCGGCGGGCCGAGCGCACCGCCTGGGCCGCGATCGAGGAGCACGGCACCGGCGCCGGCGGGATCAACGTCCGCACCGCCAAGTACCTGAACCGCCTCTCCGACCTGCTCTTCGTGCTCTGCCGGTACCTGGGCGCCGGCGGCGGCGAGGTGCTCTGGAAGCCGGGTGGCGACCGCTGA
- the atpF gene encoding F0F1 ATP synthase subunit B, with translation MIGLAAEENILRIHVDEFVFGSIAFLIILGIVYKMWPKLTSALDERANQIEGGIERAKKAEAEAEEIRQQYREKLDEAHRQYAAELEKAKEQRAAIIAEARDEAQVEARRIIDAAHAQIEADRQQAFAQLRAEIGTLSTDLAERIVGESLSDSALQSRVIDRFLDELEQDTTSNQAEVR, from the coding sequence GTGATCGGATTGGCTGCAGAAGAGAACATCCTCCGTATCCACGTGGATGAGTTCGTCTTCGGCTCCATCGCCTTCCTCATCATCTTGGGCATCGTCTACAAGATGTGGCCCAAGCTGACCTCGGCTCTGGACGAGCGTGCCAACCAGATCGAGGGTGGCATCGAGCGTGCGAAGAAGGCCGAGGCGGAGGCGGAGGAGATCCGTCAGCAGTACCGCGAGAAGCTCGACGAGGCGCACCGCCAGTACGCCGCCGAGCTGGAGAAGGCCAAGGAGCAGCGCGCCGCCATCATCGCCGAGGCGCGGGACGAGGCACAGGTCGAGGCCCGGCGCATCATCGATGCGGCGCACGCTCAGATCGAGGCCGACCGGCAGCAGGCCTTCGCCCAGCTGCGGGCCGAGATCGGAACCCTGTCCACGGATCTGGCCGAGCGGATCGTCGGTGAGTCCCTCTCCGACAGCGCTCTGCAGAGCCGCGTGATCGACCGGTTCCTCGACGAGCTGGAGCAGGACACGACCTCGAACCAGGCCGAGGTGCGCTGA
- a CDS encoding F0F1 ATP synthase subunit delta: MRGISRTSLAEVTQRLDAILPSADAAALGHELFEVVSLLGAESSLRRWLADQANPAEAKSQLIGELLESKVSPSTVLVVGDIVRAKWSRARDLVDATERLAVYATVASAGAGGLDGLEDELFRFERIVEAQPELRAALTLDGVDGAHKRTLLEELLSGKVSAPSLALVTEAVVRPRGRTLEQGLEHYQQLVADRAQHFIAVVRTATPLSDAQQERLRQVLTRSYGRPIHLNIEVVPEFVGGLSIRVGDEVIDGSVAGRLAEVRRRLAG; this comes from the coding sequence ATGCGTGGGATCAGCCGCACCTCCCTGGCCGAGGTCACCCAGCGCCTCGACGCGATCCTGCCCTCGGCCGACGCCGCAGCACTGGGACACGAGCTCTTCGAGGTCGTGTCCCTGCTGGGGGCCGAGAGCTCGCTCCGCCGCTGGCTGGCCGACCAGGCCAACCCGGCCGAGGCGAAGTCGCAGCTGATCGGCGAGCTCCTGGAGTCCAAGGTGTCGCCGTCCACGGTCCTCGTGGTCGGCGACATCGTCCGGGCCAAGTGGTCCCGGGCCCGGGACCTGGTGGACGCGACCGAGCGGCTGGCGGTCTACGCGACCGTCGCCTCGGCCGGCGCCGGCGGCCTGGACGGCCTGGAGGACGAGCTCTTCCGGTTCGAGCGGATCGTCGAGGCGCAGCCGGAGCTGCGCGCCGCGCTGACCCTGGACGGGGTCGACGGGGCGCACAAGCGCACGCTCCTCGAAGAGCTGCTGTCGGGCAAGGTCAGCGCCCCCTCGCTGGCCCTGGTCACCGAGGCGGTCGTCCGTCCCCGGGGACGTACCCTGGAGCAGGGGCTGGAGCACTACCAGCAGCTCGTCGCCGACCGGGCGCAGCACTTCATCGCTGTGGTCCGGACGGCGACGCCGCTGAGCGACGCTCAGCAAGAGCGGCTGCGCCAGGTCCTCACCCGGTCCTACGGCCGGCCCATCCACCTCAACATCGAAGTCGTCCCCGAGTTCGTGGGCGGCCTCTCCATCCGCGTAGGCGACGAGGTCATCGACGGCAGCGTCGCCGGGCGGCTCGCGGAGGTCCGCCGCCGCCTGGCCGGCTGA
- a CDS encoding F0F1 ATP synthase subunit epsilon codes for MSKKLFVEIVSPERELWAGEGDMVIAKTVEGEIGIQPGHTPVLALLAPGSVVRVVGGRESGEVRAAAHGGFISVADDNRVSILAEIAELAEDIDVERAKRALADAESKVSPEDTEAQARALRARSRLTAAGETTA; via the coding sequence GTGTCGAAGAAGCTTTTCGTCGAGATCGTCTCCCCGGAGCGCGAGCTGTGGGCGGGCGAGGGCGACATGGTCATCGCCAAGACCGTCGAGGGTGAGATCGGCATCCAGCCGGGACACACCCCGGTGCTGGCCCTGCTCGCGCCGGGCTCGGTGGTCCGGGTGGTGGGCGGCCGGGAGAGCGGCGAGGTCCGCGCCGCGGCGCACGGCGGCTTCATCTCGGTCGCCGACGACAACCGGGTCTCCATCCTGGCCGAGATCGCCGAGCTGGCCGAGGACATCGACGTGGAACGCGCCAAGCGGGCGCTGGCCGACGCCGAGTCCAAGGTGAGCCCGGAGGACACCGAGGCCCAGGCCCGCGCCCTGCGCGCGCGCAGCCGCCTGACCGCGGCGGGGGAGACCACCGCCTGA
- the atpE gene encoding ATP synthase F0 subunit C, whose amino-acid sequence MEITGSLATIGYGLAAIGPGIGVGLIFGMGVQAIARQPEARGILQGQMIFGFAVVEALAILGFVLAFLQAG is encoded by the coding sequence ATGGAAATCACCGGTAGCCTCGCGACCATCGGTTACGGTCTCGCCGCCATCGGCCCCGGCATCGGCGTCGGCCTCATCTTCGGCATGGGCGTGCAGGCCATCGCCCGCCAGCCCGAGGCCCGCGGCATCCTGCAGGGCCAGATGATCTTCGGCTTCGCGGTCGTCGAGGCGCTGGCCATTCTCGGCTTCGTTCTCGCGTTCCTCCAGGCCGGCTGA